ACTGCTTACCATTGTCTCACTCTCCATAGTTTGGACTTGCGATGACATTTCAGACTGTGCACCTGAAGAAAAAAATTAGAATTAAAGATATAACCAAAGAAGTAAGGAGAACTCAGTAGCCAGAAGGGGAAGAAAATACCGTCAGCTTTCTCATTATGTTGCATGCTACTTAGTAGGTTAACGATCAGATCCTGTAGTAAGGAAATAAAAACATTGGTTAATGTCTTCTTATATAACTCATCATGTGCATTCGTAAGCATGCTAAAGCTTACTCCATACTTGCTGAAGCGTAGTCTGTTGCAGGATGTTCTCAAGGTGTGGAATGAGAATCGACGATGATACCGAGCTATTGCAGAGTTCCTTTAGTTGATGGCTGTTAGACTGTAGCATTCATGCATCAAGAAAATCTGATCAGCTATAACAGAAGCTGCAAAAGGGGAGGAAATGCTATACGGGTATCTCTAAGGTCTATTTCCGTTTCGAAAGGTAAATGCAGTATGCCCATAAGGTGCATAGGCTTCATTTATCCGCTAAAAGGAAACATTTTCTCATGGTTTCCTTAAgaaactaaaactgagcaaataaaGCTGAGATAGAAGAATTATACCATTGGTTTGGCGTTCACAATCCAATCACCAACACTTGCAGATTTTCTTAGCTGTACACCCTGACCAAGAAAGGTATTTAATCACAAATATACGACTGCCATAGATTATAGAATGCAACTATATTCTGAATATAGCCTGCTCATACTAATGTTCATAACAATCTTACATGTGGTGATTTGCGTGAGATGGTACTAAATGGAATTTCCTGAACCTGTATAGTAAAGGATTTAATATAAAAAACAAAGTAACTCTGCTCAGTGCTGTCACCTTAATTAATCCACCAAATCCGCTTACCTTTGCAAGATCGACGCTCTCAGATGTCACAGAAAAGCGGCCTTTATATTGCACCACATTACGTTTAGACTTATCTCCCAATGAATCCACATATCCTTCAATGGTTAAAAGAAACTCATCAAGTACCATTCATCCAGAAAGTACACAACTCCAAAgcgaaccaaagcaaacaaaagaGACCCACACCTATGTAAGGCCAGTACGAACTCCATACCAGTCTTGGACAAATGAGGATGAGGCAAAAGGACATTTGAGCGAGTAGTAGGTAGTGTAATTAAAGGCTACCTCCACGACATGCCCAACCAAACGTATTGAGGATATTATTTCAGAAGAAACATTAAAATAACTTGGGTTGTCGCTAGAGCAGGAGAGAAGGCTGAACGTTACCTTCACAGGAACTGTATCCCATGGAAATTTCGCCATGAGCAGCTCAGGGACGCGGCGAAGAAAGCGTCGACGCTGAGTCCTGCCCCATCCGAGCTCGTCCTCAACTTCACCTCATATTCTCTTGCCGCTCGTAGCTGCAAAGTAGAAATTAGTTTCAGATAATAGAATCAGGACATGATTTTTCCTGGCAGAGGCCATGAACGGCACGGGggagggaagaagaggaggagcggCGCACGGGATAAGAAGAGGTAGCAACCTACCTCAGATCGAGGGCTCCTCCTGAGCGCCCAGGACCGTCCTGACGGCTGCAACCTAACCTCAGGCCTGCGAAGGGAAGATGCGCGACGATGGCAGCAGCTCGGGGTCAGGGGGAAGGAGATCGTGGCGGCGGCTTGggaaggagaggagaggaggaggagcagatatTTTTTTCGCCTCGCGTGTGAAGAAGCTAGGGTTTTTACCCGAGGTCGTTCGGGTTCAGTCACCAACAAAGAAAAGTGACGCAGGCGTGGAGGAGTTGCTGGCTGAATCGTCGGCCCCGCGTGCGTCTGGTCCCAGGTGTCATGGACATATCCAGAGAAGACACGGGTGAAAACAGAAACTACTGCATCCAACGGTTGCTAGAAAAAGTGGGCTCGCGAAATTACTGTAGCTCTCCAATTGGACGAACCAGATTGATGTGCCCCTTTGGATGGCCTGGTTGGCCGGGTAAGGTTGCAACATTTATAGAAGTAATAAAGCAAAACCCAATGTTAGTCTATCTCTACATGCAAGCCATCCACATCATCTATAGCTAATTAAATATTCATGTCATCCCCACTAACATTCATTATTGATGTATCCTTGCATGTGTCaccattttttaattaaaatgttCACATAGCTAATTTATAGCCATTAAATATAAAAAATATGAATTAAATTTAGCATCTCAACTATTTTGGCCAATTGGAATAATGCATACTTCTACAGAAAATTCATATTACATATATATTATACCATTTCATTTAGACAATATAATTTCTTAGAAGAttcccgctgcaacgcgcggggtatccttCTAGTTTTTATAACAGGAGAAGGGTCTAGAGAGGACCCGAGGCTTCATTCAACTCGGCAGGTTACATATACAAGCGGGACTCAAAGAAAAGTAAAAAATACATTACAATCCttaattttttttgcaaaaaagaccTCATGGAACATCTGGGAACGCGATCGGGTCCTTATCCGCCGACGTCATTGTTGACCTTGCAACATCAACCACCATCTCCACTccggggacgaaaccacttggtGAGGAAGAGACATCCTCTGAGTAGGAACTCAAGAGGTGCGGAGCGGCCCATGGTTGGGGACTGAAGTTTTGGCTCTTGCATGTGTATATCCACCCTATATTTCCTCAAACTAAAAAATATATATCTTTTTGATAAGAATACGTGTTTGTAGGACTTGTATAAAAATCGTGTTTGAACTAAAGATGCACGGGAAGGTCTACAAGGCCAGGAACATCATATCAAACACAAGGTGCTTGGAGTTTTTTCATGTTGATTTCTTTTGGCCATCTTCTCATGAGAATCTTGGAGGGGAAAATATTGCCTTGCGATCGTCGACGAGTACTGAAGATACACTTAGGTctacttcttcaagtacaagagtgaactCAAAGGACGGCCATTGACTtctccaaccaagttcaacgcaagcagATCGCCAAGATCCTTGCAATAAGGGGCGACAACTGCACCGAGATCAGGAACTACACCTTGATGAATTCTGAAGTGAAGAGGGTATTAATCATCAATACTTCACTCCTTACActtctcaacaaaatggtgtcgcCAAGAGAAAGAAATGGACCTTGATTGATGCGGCAAGGACCATGATGGCGGAATTCAAATCACCTCACAACTTTTGGGCAAAGTAATTTCTACTGCATGCCACGCCACCAACCGCCTCTACTTCCACAAAGGCTTAGAGAAGACATTGTATGAGATCCTCTCCTAAtacaagcctaatgtgtcatactttAAGGTCTtaggatgcaaatgctacattcCTATTAAAGGTATCCGACTATCCAAATTCGTTTCTAAAGCTCAAGAGGGCATTTTGTTGGTTATGCCGCGGAATCCCACACCTATAGAGTATACAATAAGACCACAAATCAGGTTGTAGAAACTTATGATGTGGAGTTCTTCGAGGATAACAGCTTCCGAGAGGAGCCATGTGTTCTTGTGGTCTAGGTTATGGAATACCTCCACAAGCCATATGAAGAATGGGTATCAAATTCATCTGGCCCATTGAAGTACCCTATTATCCCTCCTAGCGCTTGTTGCGTTCGCGAGCGCGTCGACACACGCATGCAAACCTCCTAGGTCGCGGCCCGCCATCATCGCCATCGAATCGTTCCCTATCTTCTCCATCGAGACTGAACCAGATCAGTCTGCTGCCGCCACCGCCGGACAGGATGCCCCGTCTAAAGCCCCATCTCTGGCCGGCTCCCcgcaccctgatacgtctccaacgtatcgata
This Lolium perenne isolate Kyuss_39 chromosome 1, Kyuss_2.0, whole genome shotgun sequence DNA region includes the following protein-coding sequences:
- the LOC139832668 gene encoding uncharacterized protein, with the translated sequence MVLDEFLLTIEGYVDSLGDKSKRNVVQYKGRFSVTSESVDLAKVQEIPFSTISRKSPHGVQLRKSASVGDWIVNAKPMSNSHQLKELCNSSVSSSILIPHLENILQQTTLQQDLIVNLLSSMQHNEKADGAQSEMSSQVQTMESETMFQTANTEKEWSLLVKISELQSRMITFDL